The DNA segment GCAGACCTCCAGGTCGGCGGTCAGTTTCTTGACGAAACAGGCCAGCCGCTCCCCGGGATTGGCCCCCCGGCGCTCCAAGAGCATCCGCTCCATGGCGGTGGGGGGCTTGAGGTATTCGGCCCCCGCGCCCGGCCGAAACCGGCAGGTCCCGCAGATCCCCTGGCAGCAACCCCACTCGACCCCGGCATACTTTGCCCTGCCCAGCGCGTCGGGGAGCGCCGAGCCCAATGGGGCGTCAATGGACGAGTGATCCGGGAAGGTGATTCGCGGCATGGTGGGGGGTAGTGTTGCTTGAATGGAATCAAAGAAAAAGCTCACCACTTTGGTTGGTTTTCTGGGTCTACTCATATTGCTCGTCGATTCCGGCTGCAACCGTGAATCGGCATGGTCCCAGCAAATGGTGCACTTGATGCCAGATGCGGAACTTAGCGTTCAGAAAGCGCACTTTATCGAGAATGGCTATGAATTCGAAAGCGCTTTGCCTGACGGAATCGAAACGATCCGATTTTTCAGCTTCCCTAGTGTTGCTCCCGCACGTAGCGTGTTTGAACTGCGCAGGAGCAAGTCGGGAGCCGAGTACCGATGGGCAGTGGTCAAATACGAATACGTGGAGCACACGCTTGCATTCCCAGAACTCTCAGCAAGCCCCTGGAAGAAGGATCGCGCGGTGGGCCCTTCAATCGAGCGTCTTAAGAGTCTGTTTGATGGCGAAGAAGCAAAACGATGTGTCATGAGCGGTTTGTTGCATGATGGAATCGCATATTATCTGGAGTACGAGTCTGCCGAAGGTCGGAAAGTAATGATGCTCAGTACGCCGAATCAGCGATGTGCAATCGAGACAGAGTTCGGTCGACTGCATTCCAGACTTTGGCGATTAAGCGGATATGCAGGCGATCCGGTCGACTTGGTAGCAACGCACAAATGGAACCCATGACCCTACCCCCCGGCCTCTACGCCATCCTCGACCCCGATCAGTGCGGGGGGCGCGAGCCGCTCGCCTACGCGCGTGCGCTCATTGAAGCGGGCGCGTCCATCCTGCAGCTTCGCGACAAGAACTACCGGGCGGGCAGAGCGCTGGAACTGGCGAGTGCGCTCGCACCGATGTGCGCGGAGGCAGGGGTGCTCTTTGTGGTGAACGACCGCATCGACGTGGCGCTTCTCTCGGGGGCGCCGGCGGTGCACCTGGGGCCCGACGATATCCCGCTCGAGCTGGCGGCGGAGCGCCTGGGCCCGGGCGTCCTTCTCGGGCGATCGACCAACCAGCTCGAAGAGGCGGTTGCCGCAGCAGAGGCGGGCGCCGACTACGTGGCCTTCGGGCCCATGTTCCCCACAGATTCCAAGACCCACTCGCGCATGCGTGACCGACGCTCGCTCGAAGACCTGAAGGCCATCTGCCAGGCCGTGCGCTGCCCCGTCTATGCCATCGGCGGCATCACCGCAGCGAACGCTCCCGAAATTGCCGCCGCCGGGGCGGCGGGGATCGCCGTGATCGGCGCGCTGGCTGCCAGCAAGGACCTGCGCGCCACCTGCGCGGCGCTGTCCGCGCCCTGGCGCTGAGGGTGCCAATCCCCAGCAAGTCCCTAGTGATTTCGTTGACTTCCCACCGGCGCAGGGATAACAAAGCCCGGGCGCAGGGCCCGGTTTCTTGCCCGCCTGCGCGGACTTTCGCGGCGCCTGGGGCCAAACCCAGAGCGTGGCAGTAGGGATTTAGCAACGCATGGAACACAAGGGCTGCACGCTCTGGTTTACCGGCCTCTCGGGCTCGGGCAAGTCGACCATTTCCCATGAAGTCGAAAAGCGCCTGCGCGCGCTGGGGATGAAGGTCGAGGTGCTCGACGGCGATGTCGTGCGCACCCACCTTTCCAAGGGTCTGGGATTTTCCAAGGAAGACCGCGACATCAACATCCGTCGCATCGGCTGGCTCTGCGAAGTGCTCACCCGCAACAACGTGGTGGCCATTGCCGCGGCGATCAGCCCCTACCGCGCCATTCGCGAGGAAGTGCGCTCCATGGTCGGCGAGGGATTTATGGAGATCCACGTCGCCGCGCCGGTCGAGACCTGCGAGGAGCGCGACGTGAAGGGGCTCTACAAGAAGGCCCGCGCCGGCGAGATCCCCAACTTCACCGGGGTGAGCGATCCCTATGAGCCGCCTACCAATGCCGAAGTGACCTGCGAGACCCACAACGAAACCCTCGAAGAGAGCGTGCAGAAAGTTCTCGACGGGATGAAGCGCGCCGGCGTGCTGGGCGACGACGGCAAACCCGTCGTTGTTTCCTGAGGAGCAAGCGTGGCAGGCCAGCCCACAACCGCCAGCGGCGAAGTCGAGCGTATCGACACCGACGTGCTCATCGTGGGCGGCGGTGCTGGCGGTTGCTTCACGGCCGCGCGCCTTCGCGCGCAGGCCCCCGAGCTGCGCGTCACCATTCTCGAGAAGGCCCACGTCATCCGCTCGGGCTGCCTGGCGGGCGGGATCAGCTCGATCAACGCCTACATCACCAAGGGCAACACGCCCGAGAGTTTTCTCAAATACGTTCGCAAGGACTCCCACGACCTGGTGCGTGATGACCTCGTGTATTCCATCGCGCAGCGCCTCAATGAGCAGGTCGAGTTCGTCGAGCAGTGGGGCCTGCCGCTCGTCAAGGACGAGAACGGTGAGAACGTCCCGCGCGGGCGCGGCTCGATCAAGATCCGCGGCGAGCGCATCAAGCCCATTCTCGCCCGCGCGGCCGAGGAGTCGGGCGCGCAGATCATCAACCGCGTGGTGGCGACGAACTTCCTTGTCGACGATGGTCGCGTGGTCGGCGTCACGGGCTTTGGCGTGCGCGACGGAAAGCTCTACGCCATCACGGCAAAGGCCGTCATCTGCGCCACCGGCGGGGCGAGTGGAATCTACCGCTCCACCTCGAGTGGTCTGGGGCGTCACAAGGTCTGGTACTCGCCGTTTAACGCGGGTGCGGGCTATGCCATGGGCCTTCGCGCCGGAGCGGAAATGACGACCTTCGAATTTCGCTTCATCGCGCTGCGGGTAAAAGACTTCCTGGCGCCCACGGGCGTGCTCGCCCAGGGTCTCGGCGCCAAGCAGGTGAATGCCCGCGGTGAGAACTATCTGGAGAAATACCACTCGCACCTGAGCGGCGGAAAGCCGACCACGGCCGAGCGCCTGCAGGCCACCATCGAAGAACACCGCGCCGGTCGCGGCCCCTGCTACATGGACACCTCGAAGTTCAGCGCCGAAGACCTCAAGTTCATGAAGGTCTCCTACCTGGACATGGTGCCCTCGGTGCTGTGCATGTGGGGCGATCGCAAGCTCGATCCCTCGAAGAATTCGATCGAGATCACCGGCAGTGAGCCCTACGTGCAAGGCGGCCACGGCGAGGCCGGTTACTGGATCGATATCGAGCGCCGCACGACCCTGCCGGGCCTGTGGGCCATCGGCGACGTTGCCGGAGGCGCGCCCAAGAAATATGCCTCCGGCGCATGGGCCGAGGGGCAGATGGCCATCGAGTCGATCCTCAAGGAAGCGCCCTCGTGGAAGGATCGCGCCGCGGCCGACGACAAGGCGCTCGGCGCCCAGATCGAAGCCGAGAAAACCCGCGTCTTTGCACCGCTCGGCCGCCGCGAGAGCGCGGGCGGCAAGGGCTGGGAATTCGCCGCGCCGCAGGAACTCGAAGAGAGCCTGCAGAAGCTCATGGACGAATACGCCGGCGGGATCTCGGTGCAGTACGAGACCAATGAAGAGAAACTGCAGATCGCGCGCGCAGGATTGCTGGAGCTCGAAGATCATCTCGATCGCCTGAGCGCGGGCAACCTGCACGAGCTCATGCTCGCCCACGAGATGGTCGACCGCGTGCTGGTGGCACGGGTGCTCGTCGAGCACATGCTCCACCGCAAGGAGACGCGCTGGCCGTGCTATCACACGCGCCTGGATCACCCCGCGCGCGACGATGCCAACTGGCGCAAGTTCATCAACTCACGATACGATGTTGGTACCGGCGAGATTCACCTGCGCGAAGTCCCCTATGAGGACTTCGCGGTCAAGGCCTAGCGGAAAGGAGGCGGCGATGAGCATTTTTGTCAATGAAGACATCTGCAACGGTTGCGGCACTGCCGAAGAACCCTTCTGCGTGATGACCTGCCCGGGCGATCTCATGTTCATGAAGGACAACGGGAAAGCCGACATCTGCACGCTGGCCGACTGCTGGGACTGCGCGGTGTGCGTGAAGTATTGCCCGGTCGGTGCGATCGAGCTGCGCCTGCCGCGTGAGATCTCCCAGGCGGGGACTTCGCTGGTGGCGCGCGCGATGAAGTCGAAGACCCGCTGGACCCTGAGTCTTGGGGAAGGCGGCACCGAGCAGCTCGACATTCCCATCCAGGACACCAACGACCCGGACATCAAGGTCACCGAAGCCGACGAGTAGAGGAACCCTCCCATGCCTCCCAAAGTCCATGAATCCGCGCTCCGCATGATCGGGAACACCCCGCTGGTGCGCCTTGCGCGCCTTCCCGGGGAGGGCGCGGCCGACGTGCTCGTGAAGCTCGAGTACATGAATCCGGGCGGCTCGGTGAAGGATCGTATCTGTTTGTCGATGATCGAGGACGCCGAGAAGCGCGGCGCCCTGAAGCCCGGCATGACCGTCGTCGAGAGCACGAGCGGCAACACCGGCATCGGGCTGGCGCTGGTCTGCGCGGTCAAAGGCTACCGGCTCATTCTCACGATGCCCGATACCATGAGCGTCGAGCGCCGCAAGATGCTGCGCGCCTACGGGGCGGAACTCGTGCTCACACCCGACTACAACGGCATGGGTGCGGCCGTTGAGAAAGCCAAAGAGATCATTGCCTCGGGCGAGGGCTATTACCTGCCCGACCAGTTCGGCAACCCCGCGAATCCCGAAGCGCATCGCAAGGGCACCGGGCCTGAGATCCTCGAGCAGGTAAGCGGCAACATCGACGCCTTTGTGGCGGGGGTCGGCACCGGTGGCACGATCACCGGCGTCGGGCAGGCACTTCGTGAAAAGTTTGGCAAGGACGTGGCCATTGTGGCCGTCGAACCCGCCGAGTCGGCGGTGCTCTCGGGCGGTGAGCCTGCGACCCATCCGATTCAGGGAATCGGCGCGGGCTTTATCCCGGCGGCGCTCGATACCTCTATTTATGATCGCATCGCCACCGTGAGCGGCCCCGAGGCCTATGAGATGTCCCGCCGCCTCGCGCGCGAGGAAGGCATCCTGGCGGGCGTATCCACCGGCGCGAACGTGCACGTGGCGGTCGAGGTGGCGCGCGAGCTCGGCCCAGGCAAGACCGTCATCACCGTCGCCCCTTCGGCCGGCGAGCGCTACCTCTCCACGGGCCTCTTTGACGGGACCGCGGAGTAGGCTGCGGGTTTCGTCTCTGCGGGTGGGCGCGCTAGAATCCTGTTCCGATGTCTGAACCTCTACCCATCGAAGTGACCATCCTGGGATGCGGCACCTCCACCGGCGTGCCGGTGCTCGGGTGCACGTGTGCCGTTTGCACTTCCGATGACCCGCGCAACAAGCGCACGCGGGTTTCCTGCCTTGTCGAAGTAAGCGGCAAGCGCATCCTGATCGACACGCCGCCCGATCTTCGAGGGCAGGCCCTTCGCGAGGGATTCAAGACAGTCGACGCCATTTTGTTCACCCACGCCCATGCCGATCATGTGCACGGCATCGATGACACGCGGCTCTTCAACTACAACAACGGCTATCGCGAGATCCCGGCCTTCGCTTCGCCGGAGACGGCGGAGAATCTGCTCGCGCGCTTCGGCTATGCCTTCGGGCTTTCGAGCTATCCGGGCTCGCCCAAGCTGCACATGACCGGGGTGCAAGAGAGCTTCACCGTCGGCGGGGTAAAGATTGAACCGGTGCCCGTGCCGCACGGCCCGGCCGGGACTGTCTACGGATTCCGCATCGGGGATTTTGCCTACATCACCGACTGCAATGACGTTCCGGCTGAAGCCATTGAAAAGCTGCGCGGGCTCGAGGCGCTGGTGCTCGACTGCCTGAGGCAGGAGCCCCACCCCACGCACCTGCACCTGGAGCGCTCGGTGGAGCTGGCCCGGCTGATCGGTGCGCGCCGCACTGTCTTTACACACATTTCCCACGATCTGGGCTACGCTGACGGACCCAAGCTGCTGCCTGAAGGAATGGAATTCGCTTATGACGGCCTCCGCATCGAAATCGAGTAGTCGCAAGCCGAAGATTCGAATCGGCATTCCAAAAGAAGTGAAGATCCACGAAGGCCGCGTTGGTTTAACGCCCGAAGGCGCCGCGCGGCTCGTGCGTGCCGGCGCCGAGGTGCGCGTCCAGAAGGGCGCGGGCGTCATCAGCGGTTACCCCGATGCCGAATATCGGAAAGCCGGCGCAAAAATCGCGAGTCTTGCCGAAACCTGGGGCAAGTCGGACCTGATTGTGAAGATCAAGGAACTCACTCCGCCGGAGTTCAGGCACCTTCGCAGGGGGATGACGCTGTTCTCTTACCTGCACCTTGCGCCCGATCCGGCCTTCACCAAGGCGCTGCTCGAAAAGCAGGTGCTGGCCATCGACTACGAACATGTGGAGATGAAAAACGGCGCGACGCCCCTGCTCAAGCCCATGAGTGATGTGGCCGGTCACCTGGCCATCACGCTGGGTTCCTACTATCTGGCCACGCACCCGCAGGGCGCCGGGCTGTTGCTCGGCGGTTTGAGCGGAATTCATTCGGGCGAAGTCGTCGTCGTGGGCGCCGGCACCGTGGGACTCGCCTCCGCCCGCCAGGCGCTGGGGATTGAGGCCAACGTCACGGTTCTCGACATCTCGGCGGCAGCGCTCAAGCGCGCGCGCAAGGAACTGGGCCCCCGGGCAAAGCTCGTTCGCAGTACCCCGGCGGCGCTGAAAAAGGCAGTGGCCTCGGCCGATCTGCTCGTCGGCGCGGTTTACAGCCGGGGCGAGCGGGCGCCCAAGGTCATCAGCGTGGACATGATCAGGAGCATGAAGAAAGGCTCCCTGGTCATGGACGTTGCGATCGATCAGGGCGGCTGCATCGCCACCTCGCGCCCGACCAATCATGAAGAGCCCCTGTTCGTGAAGCATGGTGTTTTGCACTACTGTGTGCCCAACATGCCAGGCACAGTGCCCCAGACATCGACTTCGGCAATCACCAGTGTGACGCTGCCCTATGTCGAGCGGATGGTGAAATTGGGGGTCGAGGGGGCGCTCCGGCGATACCCGGAACTGACCCGCGCGGTCGATACCCGCGACGGGCAGATCATCCATGAAGGGGTGCGCAAGTCGCTTCCAGCACTTGCCCGGCGATACGGCTGATCGGCCCGGCCAGGAGAAGCGCCGCCGGCAGTTGACAACGTGCGGTGCGTTTCGTAACTTAACGACCTGAAATTCCTGAAGAAATCCGTGCTACTGCCCCGGCGGAGCGCGTCAACATGAAGGGTTCGGGATGGCAAACCGGCCATTGATCATCATCGATAGCGAGAGCGCCTCGAATCAATCCCTGACCGGGGAGCTCGCAAAACACGGCTTTGACGTCACGGTCTATACCGAGGGCAAGCCGGCGATCGACGCCGTTGCGCAGACGCAACCGGTGCTCGTTCTGCTTTGTCTCGAACTCTCGGACGTGTCCGGCTACGTGGTCTGCAAGAAGATCAAGGAAAACGACGCGACCGCCGCCGTTCCGATTATCATCATGAGCACGGACGCGAGCGAGAAGGACTTCGAGCGTCACCGCAAGCTCAAGGTTGCCGCGCAGGACTATATTTCCAAACCCTTCGACAATGCTGAGATGATGCGCAAGGTGGAGAACCTTGTCGGCTTCAACGTCTCGCCCGAACAGTACGAATCGCTCGAAGCCAAGCTCGAGGGCATGTTCGAGCAGGGCACGACAGATGACGAGCTCAAGCTCAAGCAGAGCGAGATCGACCGGCTCACTGCCGAGCTGGAAACGGTTCGCAAGGAACTGGTGGCTTCGAAGTCCAGCGCCGGCGCGGGCGACCAGCTTGCCGCCGTGGAAGCAGAGCGCGATCAACTGCGCGATCAGCTTGCGCAGGCCCAGGCCGCCGCGTCCGATACCTCGGCGCTCACCCAGCTCACCGCCGAGCGCGATGACCTGCGCAGCAAGCTGCAGATCCGCGACAACACCGTCAAGGAACTCAATGAGTTCAAGCTCAACGCGGACATGCAGATCCAGGAACTCAACGCGCAGGTGCAGCGTGTGCAGGGCGAGCTTGCCAATGCGCAGGCCGCGACCCAACAGGCAAACGACCAACTCGCACAGGTCCAGCCGCAGCTCACCCAGGCACAGGCAGACCTGGCCGCCGCCCAGCAGGCGCGCGAGCGCCTGGAGGCCGAGAGCGAGCAGCTTCGCGAGGAACTCAATTCCATCGAAGCCGAAGCCGCGC comes from the Chrysiogenia bacterium genome and includes:
- a CDS encoding (2Fe-2S)-binding protein, which encodes MPRITFPDHSSIDAPLGSALPDALGRAKYAGVEWGCCQGICGTCRFRPGAGAEYLKPPTAMERMLLERRGANPGERLACFVKKLTADLEVC
- the ald gene encoding alanine dehydrogenase; its protein translation is MTASASKSSSRKPKIRIGIPKEVKIHEGRVGLTPEGAARLVRAGAEVRVQKGAGVISGYPDAEYRKAGAKIASLAETWGKSDLIVKIKELTPPEFRHLRRGMTLFSYLHLAPDPAFTKALLEKQVLAIDYEHVEMKNGATPLLKPMSDVAGHLAITLGSYYLATHPQGAGLLLGGLSGIHSGEVVVVGAGTVGLASARQALGIEANVTVLDISAAALKRARKELGPRAKLVRSTPAALKKAVASADLLVGAVYSRGERAPKVISVDMIRSMKKGSLVMDVAIDQGGCIATSRPTNHEEPLFVKHGVLHYCVPNMPGTVPQTSTSAITSVTLPYVERMVKLGVEGALRRYPELTRAVDTRDGQIIHEGVRKSLPALARRYG
- the cysK gene encoding cysteine synthase A, which produces MPPKVHESALRMIGNTPLVRLARLPGEGAADVLVKLEYMNPGGSVKDRICLSMIEDAEKRGALKPGMTVVESTSGNTGIGLALVCAVKGYRLILTMPDTMSVERRKMLRAYGAELVLTPDYNGMGAAVEKAKEIIASGEGYYLPDQFGNPANPEAHRKGTGPEILEQVSGNIDAFVAGVGTGGTITGVGQALREKFGKDVAIVAVEPAESAVLSGGEPATHPIQGIGAGFIPAALDTSIYDRIATVSGPEAYEMSRRLAREEGILAGVSTGANVHVAVEVARELGPGKTVITVAPSAGERYLSTGLFDGTAE
- the thiE gene encoding thiamine phosphate synthase, with protein sequence MTLPPGLYAILDPDQCGGREPLAYARALIEAGASILQLRDKNYRAGRALELASALAPMCAEAGVLFVVNDRIDVALLSGAPAVHLGPDDIPLELAAERLGPGVLLGRSTNQLEEAVAAAEAGADYVAFGPMFPTDSKTHSRMRDRRSLEDLKAICQAVRCPVYAIGGITAANAPEIAAAGAAGIAVIGALAASKDLRATCAALSAPWR
- a CDS encoding adenylyl-sulfate reductase subunit alpha — its product is MAGQPTTASGEVERIDTDVLIVGGGAGGCFTAARLRAQAPELRVTILEKAHVIRSGCLAGGISSINAYITKGNTPESFLKYVRKDSHDLVRDDLVYSIAQRLNEQVEFVEQWGLPLVKDENGENVPRGRGSIKIRGERIKPILARAAEESGAQIINRVVATNFLVDDGRVVGVTGFGVRDGKLYAITAKAVICATGGASGIYRSTSSGLGRHKVWYSPFNAGAGYAMGLRAGAEMTTFEFRFIALRVKDFLAPTGVLAQGLGAKQVNARGENYLEKYHSHLSGGKPTTAERLQATIEEHRAGRGPCYMDTSKFSAEDLKFMKVSYLDMVPSVLCMWGDRKLDPSKNSIEITGSEPYVQGGHGEAGYWIDIERRTTLPGLWAIGDVAGGAPKKYASGAWAEGQMAIESILKEAPSWKDRAAADDKALGAQIEAEKTRVFAPLGRRESAGGKGWEFAAPQELEESLQKLMDEYAGGISVQYETNEEKLQIARAGLLELEDHLDRLSAGNLHELMLAHEMVDRVLVARVLVEHMLHRKETRWPCYHTRLDHPARDDANWRKFINSRYDVGTGEIHLREVPYEDFAVKA
- a CDS encoding response regulator gives rise to the protein MIIIDSESASNQSLTGELAKHGFDVTVYTEGKPAIDAVAQTQPVLVLLCLELSDVSGYVVCKKIKENDATAAVPIIIMSTDASEKDFERHRKLKVAAQDYISKPFDNAEMMRKVENLVGFNVSPEQYESLEAKLEGMFEQGTTDDELKLKQSEIDRLTAELETVRKELVASKSSAGAGDQLAAVEAERDQLRDQLAQAQAAASDTSALTQLTAERDDLRSKLQIRDNTVKELNEFKLNADMQIQELNAQVQRVQGELANAQAATQQANDQLAQVQPQLTQAQADLAAAQQARERLEAESEQLREELNSIEAEAAQNLQTAQQQVQELTTQLQSVQQELDQVAADGAQKLEKREAELLGEIESIREQIEMMREDYESRISQTRDEAKKILESGLAALNN
- a CDS encoding 4Fe-4S binding protein; amino-acid sequence: MSIFVNEDICNGCGTAEEPFCVMTCPGDLMFMKDNGKADICTLADCWDCAVCVKYCPVGAIELRLPREISQAGTSLVARAMKSKTRWTLSLGEGGTEQLDIPIQDTNDPDIKVTEADE
- a CDS encoding MBL fold metallo-hydrolase; translated protein: MEVTILGCGTSTGVPVLGCTCAVCTSDDPRNKRTRVSCLVEVSGKRILIDTPPDLRGQALREGFKTVDAILFTHAHADHVHGIDDTRLFNYNNGYREIPAFASPETAENLLARFGYAFGLSSYPGSPKLHMTGVQESFTVGGVKIEPVPVPHGPAGTVYGFRIGDFAYITDCNDVPAEAIEKLRGLEALVLDCLRQEPHPTHLHLERSVELARLIGARRTVFTHISHDLGYADGPKLLPEGMEFAYDGLRIEIE
- the cysC gene encoding adenylyl-sulfate kinase; translation: MEHKGCTLWFTGLSGSGKSTISHEVEKRLRALGMKVEVLDGDVVRTHLSKGLGFSKEDRDINIRRIGWLCEVLTRNNVVAIAAAISPYRAIREEVRSMVGEGFMEIHVAAPVETCEERDVKGLYKKARAGEIPNFTGVSDPYEPPTNAEVTCETHNETLEESVQKVLDGMKRAGVLGDDGKPVVVS